In Sphingomonas sp. JUb134, the sequence TGACGCCGATCGTCTCGGCACCCGTGCGCGTGGCCAGTGCGGCCACCACCGAGCTGTCGACACCGCCGGACATGGCGACGACGATGCGGCGCGCGCGCACCGGGGACTCGAGCTGGAAATCGCCTTCGATCATGGGCGGCCACATAGGAGGCGCGACGAGCGGATGCAAAAAGCAGGACGGAAGGGAGCCGCTTTTACGGGCTGTTTAGCATCTTTCCCTAGACCGGACGGCTACCGAACGGTTGGAAGGAGTCTCGTTGGACCTGAGTTTCGCCCGATTGGAGCGCGGCATTGCGGTCACCGCCCTGCCCGTCGATCTGGCCGTGCTGCTTGCGGGGGCAAGCGCGCGCCAGGCGGCAAGCGCCACCGCCCGGGTGCAGGCAAAGGTCGCCATGGCACGGGCAAGCGAAGGCTTGCTGTCGCCGCGCCACGGGGCGTTCCATCCGGCGGTTGCGGAAGCGCTGCGCCCGCCGCGCGTGGCACCGGGGGAAGGGCAGGGGTGAAGGGAATCTTTACCCGCGAGGCATAACAGGGATCAGAACCGGGAGTCGGTCGTGTTGGGGCAGGCCGGCGCCCCTAGAGGTAGAAGATGATCGAGAACCAGAAGATCCGTCCCGCAAAGGTGATCGGGCCGCTCGGCGAGCCGCTGACGCTCGATTCGCTGCCGCCGCCCGACACGACGCGGTGGGTCGTCCGGCGCAAGGCGGAGGTGGTCGCGGCGGTGAACGGCGGGCTGCTGACCATCGACGAGGTCTGCAGCCGCTACAGGCTTTCGCCCGAGGAATTCGCCAGCTGGCAGCGCGCGATCGACCGGTCCGGCATGCCGGGGCTGCGTGTGACGCGCATCCAGCATTATCGCTCGCTCTACGAGCGCCAGCAGAAATACTGATCGGGCGGCGTCCCGGCTGCCCGCTGCGCCGCGCGTGGCCTCTACGGGTGGACGCGGACGCCCCCGCGCTTTAGGGCGGCCCCGCTTTTCACGCATATAAAGGAACTGGCGTGGCGAACGTGGCGGTAATCGGCGCTCAATGGGGCGACGAGGGCAAGGGCAAGATCGTCGATTGGCTGGCGGAGCGTGCCGATGTGGTGGTCCGCTTCCAAGGCGGGCACAATGCCGGCCATACGCTGGTGGTCGACGGCAAGACCTATAAGCTGTCGCTGCTGCCCTCGGGCATCGTGCGCGGCACGCCTTCGGTGATCGGCAACGGCGTGGTGCTGGACCCCTGGGCGCTTCGCGACGAAGTGGCCCGCCTGCGCGACCAGGGCGTGGAG encodes:
- the sciP gene encoding CtrA inhibitor SciP gives rise to the protein MIENQKIRPAKVIGPLGEPLTLDSLPPPDTTRWVVRRKAEVVAAVNGGLLTIDEVCSRYRLSPEEFASWQRAIDRSGMPGLRVTRIQHYRSLYERQQKY